Proteins encoded together in one Carya illinoinensis cultivar Pawnee chromosome 3, C.illinoinensisPawnee_v1, whole genome shotgun sequence window:
- the LOC122304129 gene encoding transcription factor JUNGBRUNNEN 1-like isoform X1, protein MEVAKVSSAYNDKNKGNDKEIMLPGFRFHPTDEELVGFYLRRKVEKKPVSIELIKQIDIYKYDPWDLPKEDITNAGDKEWYFFCIRGRKYRNSIRPNRVTGSGFWKATGIDKPIYSVHEPRECIGLKKSLVYYRGSAGKGTKTDWMMHEFRLPPNGAKSSNLTIASNIAQEAEVWTLCRIFKRVASYKKYPANWKLETACKQNQTDSCSKTCSLESDNRELYISFEDSVLQQSDERKPFIQQFDERNHHFVAGQYLNSANQCPFPSSYSSFRYPSADDYFFSNGSWDELGPVVQLANDPSQGYN, encoded by the exons atggaaGTAGCAAAGGTGAGCTCTGCATACAACGATAAAAATAAGGGCAACGATAAAGAAATTATGCTTCCAGGTTTTCGATTTCATCCAACCGATGAAGAGCTTGTTGGGTTTTATTTGCGGCGAAAGGTGGAGAAGAAACCAGTCAGTATCGAACTCATCAAACAAATTGACATATACAAATATGATCCATGGGATCTTCCAA aagaagacattaCAAACGCTGGGGACAAGGAATGGTATTTCTTCTGCATAAGAGGGAGGAAATATAGGAACAGCATCAGACCTAATAGAGTCACAGGCTCTGGATTCTGGAAAGCCACAGGCATTGATAAACCCATATATTCAGTCCACGAACCTCGTGAATGCATTGGCCTCAAGAAGTCCTTAGTCTACTATCGTGGAAGTGCTGGTAAAGGTACTAAAACTGATTGGATGATGCACGAGTTTCGCCTTCCACCAAACGGTGCTAAAAGTAGCAACCTCACGATTGCCAGCAATATTGCTCAAGAAGCC GAAGTTTGGACACTTTGCCGAATATTCAAACGCGTCGCATCTTATAAAAAGTATCCAGCCAATTGGAAATTAGAAACCGCGTGCAAACAAAATCAGACAGATTCATGTTCCAAAACATGTAGTTTGGAGTCTGACAACAGGGAGCTATACATTAGTTTTGAAGACTCGGTCCTTCAACAAAGTGACGAAAGAAAACCGTTCATCCAACAGTTTGATgaaagaaaccaccattttgtTGCGGGACAGTACTTGAACTCTGCAAACCAATGTCCATTTCCATCATCCTACTCAAGTTTTAGGTACCCAAGCGCAGAtgattatttcttttctaaCGGAAGCTGGGATGAGCTAGGACCAGTGGTTCAGCTAGCCAATGATCCATCACAAGGTTATAACTAG
- the LOC122304129 gene encoding transcription factor JUNGBRUNNEN 1-like isoform X2 produces MEVAKVSSAYNDKNKGNDKEIMLPGFRFHPTDEELVGFYLRRKVEKKPVSIELIKQIDIYKYDPWDLPKDITNAGDKEWYFFCIRGRKYRNSIRPNRVTGSGFWKATGIDKPIYSVHEPRECIGLKKSLVYYRGSAGKGTKTDWMMHEFRLPPNGAKSSNLTIASNIAQEAEVWTLCRIFKRVASYKKYPANWKLETACKQNQTDSCSKTCSLESDNRELYISFEDSVLQQSDERKPFIQQFDERNHHFVAGQYLNSANQCPFPSSYSSFRYPSADDYFFSNGSWDELGPVVQLANDPSQGYN; encoded by the exons atggaaGTAGCAAAGGTGAGCTCTGCATACAACGATAAAAATAAGGGCAACGATAAAGAAATTATGCTTCCAGGTTTTCGATTTCATCCAACCGATGAAGAGCTTGTTGGGTTTTATTTGCGGCGAAAGGTGGAGAAGAAACCAGTCAGTATCGAACTCATCAAACAAATTGACATATACAAATATGATCCATGGGATCTTCCAA aagacattaCAAACGCTGGGGACAAGGAATGGTATTTCTTCTGCATAAGAGGGAGGAAATATAGGAACAGCATCAGACCTAATAGAGTCACAGGCTCTGGATTCTGGAAAGCCACAGGCATTGATAAACCCATATATTCAGTCCACGAACCTCGTGAATGCATTGGCCTCAAGAAGTCCTTAGTCTACTATCGTGGAAGTGCTGGTAAAGGTACTAAAACTGATTGGATGATGCACGAGTTTCGCCTTCCACCAAACGGTGCTAAAAGTAGCAACCTCACGATTGCCAGCAATATTGCTCAAGAAGCC GAAGTTTGGACACTTTGCCGAATATTCAAACGCGTCGCATCTTATAAAAAGTATCCAGCCAATTGGAAATTAGAAACCGCGTGCAAACAAAATCAGACAGATTCATGTTCCAAAACATGTAGTTTGGAGTCTGACAACAGGGAGCTATACATTAGTTTTGAAGACTCGGTCCTTCAACAAAGTGACGAAAGAAAACCGTTCATCCAACAGTTTGATgaaagaaaccaccattttgtTGCGGGACAGTACTTGAACTCTGCAAACCAATGTCCATTTCCATCATCCTACTCAAGTTTTAGGTACCCAAGCGCAGAtgattatttcttttctaaCGGAAGCTGGGATGAGCTAGGACCAGTGGTTCAGCTAGCCAATGATCCATCACAAGGTTATAACTAG
- the LOC122304127 gene encoding glucan endo-1,3-beta-glucosidase 12-like codes for MDERGFNCLIFLLLGHFLCSGSTLTNKMSMGHVKAKVQEEKQPQFTSPISTTQKDITTPITTVPTVTPTTPSSTTPTINPNSSPDLVIPATVTPIANPVAYTPPAYSGGASWCVASPSASKTALQVALDYACGYGGADCSAIQPGGSCYNPNNLRDHASYAFNVYYQKNPVPNSCNFGGTAVTTSSDPSAGTCQYPSTSTSSSVLNTTNSSGSTVFGAVPSGPSPPLGAAKLHSSPNSIIMASLMIMLLAHFHL; via the exons ATGGATGAAAGGGGCTTTAACTGTCTCATATTTCTCCTACTAGGTCATTTCCTCTGTTCAG GTTCCACTTTAACAAACAAGATGTCAATGGGGCACGTCAAGGCAAAAGTCCAAGAAGAGAAACAGCCACAATTCACTTCACCAATTTCCACAACCCAGAAAGACATTACCACTCCAATCACAACGGTTCCTACAGTAACTCCAACCACGCCTTCTTCAACAACACCAACAATAAATCCAAACTCATCCCCAGATTTAGTCATTCCAGCCACCGTTACCCCAATTGCAAACCCAGTTGCTTATACACCACCTGCGTATTCAGGAGGAGCAAGCTGGTGCGTTGCTAGTCCAAGTGCCTCCAAAACAGCGCTGCAAGTAGCTTTAGACTATGCCTGTGGTTATGGTGGTGCTGATTGTTCAGCAATTCAGCCTGGTGGAAGTTGTTACAACCCCAACAACCTTCGTGACCATGCATCATATGCGTTCAATGTGTATTATCAAAAGAACCCTGTTCCAAATAGCTGTAACTTTGGAGGAACAGCTGTTACCACTAGCAGTGATCCAA GTGCAGGGACTTGTCAGTATCCATCCACTAG CACAAGTTCATCAGTGTTGAACACAACAAATTCAAGCGGCTCAACGGTTTTTGGTGCAGTTCCTTCTGGCCCCTCTCCTCCATTAGGAGCTGCCAAGTTACACAGCTCACCAAATTCCATCATCATGGCATCTCTCATGATCATGTTGCTGGCCCATTTTCATCTCTGA
- the LOC122304736 gene encoding uncharacterized protein LOC122304736, whose amino-acid sequence MNLAKKKIAKSPKCPICKTEEENVAHTLWNCSSAMDVWSHALSGLQKCSIRYVNFSELVEALMSNYDQDIMALFAIIARNIWHRRNQFVFENAFTHPNTLFKTAGKTLEEYKAAQQKQMRQNRRNAEINNRWQPPPIGVTKINWDASLNEGRGRARIGLVARDHAVRILATKKLSKPCLMDPLLAEGIGGLYAAKMANEMEYRSVIK is encoded by the coding sequence ATGAACCtggctaaaaagaaaattgctaAATCTCCTAAATGTCCAATATGCAAAACAGAGGAAGAAAATGTGGCACATACTTTATGGAATTGTTCTTCAGCAATGGATGTGTGGAGTCATGCTCTATCTGGCCTACAAAAATGTTCAATCAGGTATGTAAACTTCAGTGAGTTAGTCGAGGCATTAATGTCAAATTATGATCAAGATATAATGGCACTTTTTGCAATAATAGCAAGGAACATATGGCATAGAAGAAATCAGTTTGTATTTGAAAATGCTTTCACTCATCCTAATACCTTATTCAAGACAGCAGGGAAGACATTAGAAGAATATAAAGCTGCACagcaaaaacaaatgaggcAAAATAGAAGGAATGCAGAGATAAACAACAGATGGCAACCTCCACCAATAGGGGTAACCAAAATTAACTGGGATGCAAGTCTGAatgaaggaagaggaagagcaagaattgGGCTAGTGGCTCGTGATCATGCAGTCAGAATCTTGGCTACCAAAAAACTTTCAAAACCATGTCTAATGGATCCTCTACTAGCTGAAGGTATAGGTGGATTATATGCAGCAAAAATGGCCAATGAGATGGAATACAGATCAGTTATAAAATAG